A window from Microcoleus sp. AS-A8 encodes these proteins:
- a CDS encoding LCP family protein, with amino-acid sequence MTSQKIDHKSSKVSTAPHSRNWFWLGCGLSGVAMLSATVGAMLAVSFSFTPLLQRHLTRDEAAIFSKSGSLTRSNLRLPELTRPVNVLVMGMSVLTTDVRNPPPDVQNLSYQAQVNSFDGLSDVMLLVRFDPKTEKMTVLSIPRDTRVEMDGVGVIKINASNINGGPAASAKLVSQLLDGVQIDRYLRVNVEGVQKLLDALGGVTVDVPKDMKYKDDSQHLYINLKKGRQHLNGDQTLQLLRFRHDGLGDIGRIERQHMVMGALMEQALNPTTVTRFPQILSVVQSNLDSNLSVEELLALVGFSVKIDRSNVQMLTVPGEANSVGRNHISYWLPDYSRIHEMMSQYFDQS; translated from the coding sequence GTGACCAGTCAGAAAATTGACCATAAAAGCTCTAAAGTGTCAACAGCCCCTCATTCACGAAATTGGTTCTGGCTCGGATGTGGCTTAAGTGGAGTGGCGATGCTGTCGGCGACAGTCGGTGCCATGTTAGCCGTGTCCTTTTCCTTCACACCTTTGCTGCAAAGGCATTTGACTCGAGACGAAGCGGCAATTTTTAGTAAAAGTGGCAGCCTTACCCGTAGCAATCTACGATTGCCAGAGTTGACCCGACCCGTCAATGTTTTAGTGATGGGAATGAGCGTTCTGACAACCGATGTTCGCAATCCTCCTCCAGATGTCCAAAATCTGAGTTATCAAGCGCAGGTTAACTCTTTCGACGGGTTGTCGGATGTGATGCTTTTAGTCCGGTTTGACCCCAAAACTGAAAAAATGACAGTTCTTTCAATTCCTCGCGATACCCGTGTGGAGATGGATGGGGTGGGTGTGATTAAGATTAATGCGTCCAATATTAACGGTGGCCCAGCCGCTAGCGCTAAATTAGTGAGTCAGTTGCTCGATGGCGTCCAGATTGACCGCTATCTGCGCGTGAACGTTGAGGGTGTGCAAAAACTGTTAGATGCACTGGGGGGCGTTACGGTTGATGTGCCGAAGGACATGAAGTACAAAGACGACTCTCAGCACCTGTATATCAACCTGAAGAAAGGAAGACAGCACCTGAATGGAGATCAGACCCTACAATTGCTGCGCTTTCGTCATGACGGGTTGGGAGATATTGGCCGGATTGAGAGACAGCATATGGTGATGGGTGCGTTGATGGAACAGGCGCTCAATCCTACAACGGTGACGCGATTTCCCCAAATCCTCTCGGTGGTTCAATCGAATTTAGACAGCAATTTAAGCGTTGAGGAATTACTGGCGCTGGTGGGTTTTTCCGTAAAAATAGACCGCTCAAACGTACAAATGTTAACTGTACCCGGTGAGGCTAATAGCGTGGGGCGGAATCATATCAGTTATTGGCTACCTGATTACAGTCGCATTCACGAGATGATGTCACAATATTTTGATCAAAGTTAA